ATACTCACAGTCATGATAATGCCAACGATAATAAGCGTATCCGAGGACGCCATAAGATCGGTGCCCCTTGAATACAAGGAGGCATCCCTAGCCCTGGGAGCAACCCAGTGGCAGACCATAAGGCGAGTCATATTCCCGGCAGCCATACCAGGCATAATCACATCCATAATCCTCGGGATGGGCCGGGCAATCGGGGAGACCCTCGCCGTTATAATGGTCGCAGGAAACGTTACCCAGATCCCATCATCCATACTAGACCCTGTAAGGGCCCTGACATCAAACATAGCCCTTGAAATGGGATACGCAACAGGACTGCACTACAGCGCCCTCTTCGGGACAGCCATAATCCTCTTTGTGATGATAATGGTCCTTCTTGTCATTGCAAACTACTTCCACTACAAGAAGAAGATAGTGGTGGGTGGAGGATACCTCTAGGAGGATAACCATGTCATTCAGGATAATATCACCAAAGACGAGCCAGAAAATCATGAACGCAGTATTCTGGGCTTCAGGGCTTGTAACGGTACTCATACTCCTCGTTATAATCGGTTACATAATTTTAAAGGGGTTCCCGGCACTGACCCCAGAGTTCATCCTATCAGAACCGGTTGACTCTGGAAGGGCCGGCGGAATCGCCCCCATGATAGTATCGAGCATCTACGTAACCCTCATTGCAGGTATAATCGCAACACCAATGGGAGTGGGTGCGGCAATATACATGACAGAATACGCCACAGAAGAACGGATAGTGAAACTCATAAAGTTCGGCGCGGAGACACTGGCATCCATCCCATCCATAGTCTTCGGGCTCTTCGGCCTATCATTCTTCGTGGTTTTCCTGGGTCTTGGATGGACCATCCTCTCAGGGGGCCTTGTACTGGCCCTCATGGCCCTCCCCACAATATTCCAGGTTGCACAGGTATCGGTTGAGACAGTTCCCCAGTCATACAGGGAGGGGAGCCTTGCACTGGGGGCAACAAAATGGGAGACAATTTACCGTGTCGTTGTACCGGCAGCCCTGCCAGGTATAACAACGGGTGTCATCCTGGGGATGGCGAGGGCAATATCAGAGGCAGCGGCGGTGATGTTCGTTGTGGGATCAGCCCTTGCAATGCCTGTCTCGATATTCGACCCTGGAAGGCCCCTGCCGCTTCACCTGTACATCCTTGCCACGGAGGGACTTTCACTTCAGAATGCCTATGGAACCGCGGCGGTCCTGGTGATAATCGTCCTTGCAATCACGGTACTGACCAATACCCTCGTTGACAGGTACAGGCAGAAGATGATGGGAAGATAGAGGTGATAAAATGTACAGAATCGAAGTTGAAGACCTCAATGTTTACTTTGACGAGGCCCATATACTGAAGGACATAAATCTGAAGATTCCAACTAACACGGTCACAGCCCTTATAGGACCATCAGGGTGCGGCAAATCCACCTTCGTAAGGACCCTTAACAGGATGAATGATGTAATCCCCGGTTTCAGACATGAGGGAAAGGTTTACCTTGATGGAAAGGACATCTACGACCCTGACATGGACGTTGTTGAGCTACGTAAGAAGGTGGGGATGGTATTCCAGAAACCCAACCCCTTCCCCAAGTCCATATTTGAGAACGTTGCATACGGTCTCAGGGTCCACGGTCACACCGACCGGGACTTCATAGAGGAAAGGGTGGAGGAGAGCCTCAGGGCAGCCGCCCTCTGGGATGAGGTCAAGGACAAACTTGATAAATCAGCCCTCGGACTCTCAGGGGGTCAGCAGCAGAGGCTCTGCATTGCAAGGACCATAGCCATTGAACCTGAGGTTATACTGATGGACGAACCATGCTCAGCCCTTGATCCGATATCAACCACCAAGATAGAGGACCTT
The sequence above is drawn from the Methanothermobacter wolfeii genome and encodes:
- the pstB gene encoding phosphate ABC transporter ATP-binding protein PstB encodes the protein MYRIEVEDLNVYFDEAHILKDINLKIPTNTVTALIGPSGCGKSTFVRTLNRMNDVIPGFRHEGKVYLDGKDIYDPDMDVVELRKKVGMVFQKPNPFPKSIFENVAYGLRVHGHTDRDFIEERVEESLRAAALWDEVKDKLDKSALGLSGGQQQRLCIARTIAIEPEVILMDEPCSALDPISTTKIEDLIHKLKRDYTIIIVTHNMQQATRVSKYTAFFLHGEIVESGLTEKIFIEPKDKRTEDYITGRFG
- the pstA gene encoding phosphate ABC transporter permease PstA translates to MSFRIISPKTSQKIMNAVFWASGLVTVLILLVIIGYIILKGFPALTPEFILSEPVDSGRAGGIAPMIVSSIYVTLIAGIIATPMGVGAAIYMTEYATEERIVKLIKFGAETLASIPSIVFGLFGLSFFVVFLGLGWTILSGGLVLALMALPTIFQVAQVSVETVPQSYREGSLALGATKWETIYRVVVPAALPGITTGVILGMARAISEAAAVMFVVGSALAMPVSIFDPGRPLPLHLYILATEGLSLQNAYGTAAVLVIIVLAITVLTNTLVDRYRQKMMGR